The following nucleotide sequence is from Halomonas chromatireducens.
TGGCCGCGACGATCTCGACATGGGCCGCCAGCGCCGCCTTGTCCTCATCCTTCTGCTGCAATACCTGGGCCCTGCGGTCGTCGAGCCACTCGGAAAGCGCGACGTGAATGGCATCGAAGATGGGATTCTGCCCGATGCTGGCCAGCACGCCATGGAAGTCGTTGTCGGAGCGCTTGAAACGCGCCTCATCACCCAAGGCATCGCGGTTCTCCTGCAACGCCGCACGCAGGCGAGCCAAGTCCTCGTCGTCGGCGTGGCGGGCAGCATAGCGTGCCAGCGAAATCTCGAACAGCGCCCTGGCCTCCTGGAAATACTGCTGACCGTCGGGTTTGGAAAGCAGCTGGCGGGTCACCCCGGAGAGCCGTGCCATCACCGCCTCGGCGGTGGGCCGGATGACCCTTGCCCGAGTTCCGCTATTGATGGCGATCAGACCGAGCTGCTGCAGGTAGAACAGCGCCTCTCGCACCGCCGGGCGTCCCACGCCGAACTGCTCCATCAGTTCACGCTCTGAGGGCAACTGATCGTTCTCGCCAAGCCGGCCCTCGAGGATGTCCGCCTCGAGCTGCTCGGCGACCTGCTCGGAGAGCGTCTTTCGCTCGATCCGGTATCGGGACATGGGCTATTTCTCCTGGTTGACCCGGTATTGGGTAGCCATGTTACCGCAATCTGGCCCCTCCACGCTCAGGCCAGCGGACGCAGTGGCTGGACACTCAATGACTCGGCCAACGTCGCATAGGCCACCTGGTTGGCGCTATCCAGGGGGATTCCCTCGGCATCTCGCCGTGCCAGGCAGCGCCACTCGCGATCCCCCGGCGCCAGCACCTCGCCACCATCCGAGGCCGGCTGGGCGCGCAGATCGGCCAGGTAGTCGGCCAGGCAAGACGCGAAGGTCACCTCGTCGACGAAGGCCGCCGGATTCAACGCCAGGAAGAAGTGTCCGACACCGCGGGGGGTCGACATGTCCGCCCCTCCCATGGGCAACAGGCGGAAGCCATTGAGCATGCCGGACAGCGTCGAACTCAGGACCTCGACCATGCCGCCGAGTCCTGCTCCCTTGAAGCCGAAGTCGCTGCCACCCAGCGGCAGCAATGCAGCGACCTCGGCCGGTATCCGGGTGACACGCCCCTCGCCATCGGCGGCAACCTGGTCCGGCAATTCGCGTCCAATGGCACCGTACTGCTGGACACGGTTCCAGGGGACCGAACTGGTGGCCATGTCCAGCAGGAAGGGCGACTGTCCCGTTACCGGCGCCGCGAAGGCGATAGGATTCGTGCCATGGAAGGGTGCCAAGCTATTGTGAAGCAGGACGAAAGGGTCCGAATTGCAAAACGCCAGGCCGATCATGCCACGCTCGGCGGCGGCCAGTGCATAGCAGCCGGCGGCCCCGAAGTGGGAAGAGCGCCCCAACGCCACCGCGCCCATGCCGACCTCTCCGGCCATGGCTACCGCATGCTCCATGGCCGTGTAACCGGCCAGGTGGCCAACGCCATCACCGGCGTCCAGGAAGCCCGTGGCCGGCAGGCGCCGGTTACCAGCACCCGCTTGCCTCTCCACTCGTCGAACATGCGTCTCTCCCGATGCGGGCCATCCCGTGTTGTCAGTGAGCCGCAGACGCGACGGCCAGACTGACTATCGAAGGATCGCGACTCGTTGCTATAGTGCTCATGGCATACCTGTCATACAAGACGACATCAATAGCATGTTAGCCCAAGGCTGACCAGACGCCAGCTTTCCATCCCGCAAGCCGGCGGGCCCAGGCCGGATGACATCGGCCTGGGCCACCACAGGAGACCCCCATGCCCACCATCACCCGCGTCGAGATTCAGGACATTCGCTTCCCCACCTCGCTCTCGCTGGACGGCTCTGACGCCATGAACGCCGCGCCTGACTACTCCGCCACCTACGTGATCCTGCATACCGATGACGATGGCCCTGAGGGGCACGGGCTCACTTTCACCATCGGCCGCGGCAATGAGATCGTGGTCACCGCCGTTCGCTCGCTGGCACCACTGGTGGAAGGACGCTCGCTGGCCTCCATCACCGAGAACATGGGTGCTTTCTGGCGCGAGATCACCGGTGACAGCCAGCTGCGGTGGATTGGGCCCGACAAGGGTGCCATTCACCTGGCGACGGCCGCACTGGTCAACGGAGTGTGGGACCTGTGGGCCAAGTGCGAGGGCAAGCCGGTCTGGAAGCTGCTGACCGACATGACCCCGGAGGCCCTGGTGCGCTGCCTCGACTTCCGGTTCGTGACCGATGCGCTGACGCCCGAGGAGGCCATTGCCCTGCTCCGCCGCCAGGCTGCCGGCAAGGGCGCCCGGGAGGCGGAGATGCGTCGCGAGGGCTATCCCGGCTACACCACCTCGGCGGGTTGGCTCGGCTACGACGATGACAAGGTGCGGCGGCTGGCTCGCGAATCCCTGGCCGAGGGCTGGACCCACTTCAAGCAGAAGATCGGTGGCAACATCGAGGAGGATGCTCGCCGGGCCGCGCTGCTGCGTGAGGAGATCGGCTGGAACAACGTATTGATGATGGATGCCAATCAAGTGTGGGAGGTCGACGAGACGGTAGCCAAGATGCGCCGCCTGGCCGAATTCCATCCCCTCTGGATCGAGGAACCCACCAGCCCCGACGACATCCTCGGCCATGCCGAGATTCGTCAGCGCGTATCGCCCATCGGCGTGGCCACCGGCGAGCACTGCCACAACAAGGTGATGTTCAAGCAGTTCTTCCAGGCCGAGGCGCTGGACTATTGCCAGCTGGATGCCGCTCGCCTGGGCGGCCTCAACGAGGTGATCCTGGTGGTACTGATGGCCGCCAAGTTCGGTGTGCCGGTCTGTCCCCATGGCGGCGGCGTGGGGCTTTGCGAGTACACCCAGCACATCTCGCTGTTCGACTACATCGCTGTCTCCGGCAGCCTCCAGGGACGAGTGCTGGAATACGTCGACCACCTGCACGATCATTTTCTCGATCCTGTGGTGATCGAGCGCGGTCGCTACCGGGTGCCCGAAGCGCCGGGCTACAGCATCACCATGCACCCCGAGTCCCTGGTCCGGCACCGCTACCCGGATGGCGCCGCCTGGCAGGAGGAGGCCTGACATGTCCCGTTCAACCTCGCACGGCGACTTGCTCGACGCCCTGCACCAGCGCCTGGGGGCCCGCGGCCTGCTCCGCGACCCCGAGGCCATGGCCCGTTATCTGAGCGACTGGGCGGGTGACCGTCTTGGCCTGCCCCTGGCGGTGGCTCGGCCAGCCACCACCCAGGAGGTGGCCGAGACAGTGCGACTCTGTCATGCCCACGGCGTGGCCATGACACCCCAGGGGGGGCACAGCGGCCTGGTGGCCGGCGCCATGCCCGCGGCTGACGGCGGCGAGCTGGTGATCAGCCTGGAACGCCTGGATCGAATCCGCGAGATCGATGCGGTGAATTTCACCATGACGGTGGACGCCGGCTGCATCCTGGAACACGTCAAGCAGCTCGCTGCCGAGCAAGACTGCGACTTCTCCCTCTCGCTGGGCGCCCAGGGCAGCTGTCAGATTGGCGGCAACGTCGCCACCAACGCTGGCGGCCTCAACGTATTGCGCCACGGCATGATGCGCCAGCTAGTGCTGGGCCTGGAGGTGGTGCTGCCCGACGGACGCATCTGGAACGGCCTGACCGCCCTGCACAAGGACAACCGCGGCTACGCCCTGTCCCAGCTGTTCCTCGGCAGCGAGGGCACGCTGGGCATCGTCACCGGTGCCGTGCTCAAGCTCTCGCCCCGCGCCACACAGAGCCGCACGGCGCTACTCGGACTGCCCTCGGTGGGCGCAGTGGTCGACCTCTACGGCCGGGCACGCCGCGAGTGCAGCGACCTGCTCAGCGCCTTCGAGCTGATGCCGCGACGCTGCCTGGAGCTGGCAATGGAGGCTAGCCCCGAGCTGAGCGACCCTCTGGGCACCTCCTACCCCTGGTACGTACTGATGGAAGTGAGCGCCAGCGGTGCCCTGGACCTGGACGTCATGCTCGAACAGCTGCTGGAACGAGGGATGGAAACCGGGCTGGTGCTGGACGGTGCCCTGGCCGGAAGCGAGGCCCAGGCCGCACGCCTTTGGCAGTTCCGCGAGAGCATGCTGGAAGGGCAGCGGCGACGTGGCGAACACCTGCGCACCGACATCTCGGTACCCATCTCGGCGATTTCCGCCTTCGTGATACAGGCCAGCCAGGCGATACTCGAGCGCTCACCCGACTGCGAGATCATCGCCTACGGCCATGTGGGCGACGGCAACCTGCACTTCAACATCCTGCCGCCGACCGACATGCCTGAGGAGGAGAAAAAGCCGCACCTCCACGCGCTGGAGGTGCGGCTGTTCGAGATTCTCGACGACTTCGGCGGCAGTATCAGCGCCGAGCATGGCATCGGCCGTACCAAGCAGGCCGCCTACCTAGCACGTCTCTCGCCGGTTGAGCGTGAACTGGCGGAGGGCATCAAGGCGCTGTTCGACCCTGAGGGGCTGATGAATCCAGGCCGGATCCTGCCTGCGCACCGCTGAAGCGCCACCTCGACGCCTGTCCCGGCCTACGGCCCAGCAGCAGCCCAAAGCATCAGGCCGGGCGGAATCGCCCGGCCAGGTCACGTAGCGCCTGGGCCAGCAGCAGGGCGTCGACCCCCACCCCGACAAAGCCGCACCCTGCCGCCTGGTAGCCGCGGGCCTCCTCCTCGCACAGGGAGATGATTCCCGCCACCTTGCCGGCGGCACGAATACGCACGATGGCATCGTCGATGACCGTGCGAACCTCCGGATGCCCCGGATCACCGCGATAGCCCATGGCTGCGGAGAGGTCCGCCGGCCCCACGAACAGGCCGTCGACCCCGTCCACGGCGGCAATGGCCTCCAGATTGGCGAGCGCTCGGGGGCTCTCCAGTTGAAGGATCAGGCAGATCTCGTCATCGGCACGCTCCAGGTAATCTTCAATCTGGCCCCAGCGCGAGGCACGGGCCAGCGCACTGCCCATGCCACGGACACCCTGCGGTGGGTAGCGGGTAGCGGCCACCAGCTCGGCGGCCTGATCAGCCGTTTCCACCATCGGAATCAGCAGGTTCTGCACCCCGACATCGAGGTACTGCTTGAGCAGCGCCGCGCTGCCCTCGGGTGGGCGCACCACGGGTGCACTGGCATAGGGCGCGATGGCCTGCAACTGGCCGAGCAGGCTGGCGAGGTCATTGGGAGCGTGCTCGCCATCCACCAGCAGCCAGTCGAAGCCGGCAGTGGCCGCAAGCTCTGCCACATAGGGGTTCGCCAGCCCCAGCCAGATACCGGCCAAGGGCTCACCGCCCAGCAGTCGCCGCTTGAAATCGTTTCGTGCCAAGTGCATGGAGACCCTCCTGTATAGGGCAAGTCGACAAGATCCGAGCCTTGGGTTTTTCACTGACGCAACTTGTCATACAAGCATACATGCTCTAGAAATGGACTGACATACAACAGCCAACACTCGGACAGCCACCCATCAGTGACGCCTGTTCTACGCGAGGCATACGATGAAGATCACCCGACTCAGGACCTGGCAGGTGCCGCCGCGCTGGCTGTTCCTAAAGATCGAGACCGACGAGGGCTGCTACGGCTGGGGCGAGCCGGTCATCGAGGGCCGTGCCGCCACCGTGGAAGCCGCCGTCCACGAGTTGGCCGACTATCTGGTCGGCCAGGATCCTCACCGCATCGAGCACCTGTGGAACCTGTTGTACCGCGGCGGCTTCTACCGCGGCGGCCCCATCCTGATGAGCGCCATCGCCGGCATCGACCAGGCGCTGTGGGACCTCAAGGGTCGCGACCTCGGCGTGCCGGTCCACCAACTGCTGGGCGGCGCGGTGCGCGACCGGATGCGCATGTACGCCTGGACCGGCGGCGACCGCCCCGATGACGTCGGCGCCGGCGCCAGGGCGCTGGTGGAGCAGGGTTTTACTGCCTTCAAGATGAACGGTACCGCCGAGATGCAGATCGTCGACAGCCACCACAGGATTGACGGGGCCGTTGCCCGGGTGGCCGAGGCACGCGAGGCGGTGGGTCCGGATGTGGGCATCGCCATCGACTTCCATGGCCGGGTGCATCGCCCCATGGCCAAGGCCCTGCTGCGCGAGCTGGAGCCCTTCCACCCGATGTTCGTCGAGGAGCCGGTGGCCCCCGAGCCCCTGCCCTGCCTCAAGCAGATCGCCGGTGGGCTCGGCTACCCCCTGGCCACCGGCGAGCGACTGCACACCCGCTTCGAGTTCCGCGATCTGCTGGCCGACGGCATGATCGATATCGTTCAGCCCGACCTCTCCCACTGTGGTGGCATCAGCGAGGGATTGAAGATCGCCACCCTGGCATCGGCCCATGACGTGGCACTGGCACCCCACTGCCCGCTGGGCCCGCTGACACTGGCCGCCTCGCTGCAGCTGGATGCGGTGTGCCACAACGCCTTCATTCAAGAGCAGAGCATGGGCATTCAC
It contains:
- the nanR gene encoding transcriptional regulator NanR, with product MSRYRIERKTLSEQVAEQLEADILEGRLGENDQLPSERELMEQFGVGRPAVREALFYLQQLGLIAINSGTRARVIRPTAEAVMARLSGVTRQLLSKPDGQQYFQEARALFEISLARYAARHADDEDLARLRAALQENRDALGDEARFKRSDNDFHGVLASIGQNPIFDAIHVALSEWLDDRRAQVLQQKDEDKAALAAHVEIVAAIESRDPDAAEAAMRRHLDRHYGTYMKLKKRLATDE
- a CDS encoding Ldh family oxidoreductase, encoding MERQAGAGNRRLPATGFLDAGDGVGHLAGYTAMEHAVAMAGEVGMGAVALGRSSHFGAAGCYALAAAERGMIGLAFCNSDPFVLLHNSLAPFHGTNPIAFAAPVTGQSPFLLDMATSSVPWNRVQQYGAIGRELPDQVAADGEGRVTRIPAEVAALLPLGGSDFGFKGAGLGGMVEVLSSTLSGMLNGFRLLPMGGADMSTPRGVGHFFLALNPAAFVDEVTFASCLADYLADLRAQPASDGGEVLAPGDREWRCLARRDAEGIPLDSANQVAYATLAESLSVQPLRPLA
- a CDS encoding L-fuconate dehydratase gives rise to the protein MPTITRVEIQDIRFPTSLSLDGSDAMNAAPDYSATYVILHTDDDGPEGHGLTFTIGRGNEIVVTAVRSLAPLVEGRSLASITENMGAFWREITGDSQLRWIGPDKGAIHLATAALVNGVWDLWAKCEGKPVWKLLTDMTPEALVRCLDFRFVTDALTPEEAIALLRRQAAGKGAREAEMRREGYPGYTTSAGWLGYDDDKVRRLARESLAEGWTHFKQKIGGNIEEDARRAALLREEIGWNNVLMMDANQVWEVDETVAKMRRLAEFHPLWIEEPTSPDDILGHAEIRQRVSPIGVATGEHCHNKVMFKQFFQAEALDYCQLDAARLGGLNEVILVVLMAAKFGVPVCPHGGGVGLCEYTQHISLFDYIAVSGSLQGRVLEYVDHLHDHFLDPVVIERGRYRVPEAPGYSITMHPESLVRHRYPDGAAWQEEA
- a CDS encoding FAD-binding oxidoreductase; this encodes MSRSTSHGDLLDALHQRLGARGLLRDPEAMARYLSDWAGDRLGLPLAVARPATTQEVAETVRLCHAHGVAMTPQGGHSGLVAGAMPAADGGELVISLERLDRIREIDAVNFTMTVDAGCILEHVKQLAAEQDCDFSLSLGAQGSCQIGGNVATNAGGLNVLRHGMMRQLVLGLEVVLPDGRIWNGLTALHKDNRGYALSQLFLGSEGTLGIVTGAVLKLSPRATQSRTALLGLPSVGAVVDLYGRARRECSDLLSAFELMPRRCLELAMEASPELSDPLGTSYPWYVLMEVSASGALDLDVMLEQLLERGMETGLVLDGALAGSEAQAARLWQFRESMLEGQRRRGEHLRTDISVPISAISAFVIQASQAILERSPDCEIIAYGHVGDGNLHFNILPPTDMPEEEKKPHLHALEVRLFEILDDFGGSISAEHGIGRTKQAAYLARLSPVERELAEGIKALFDPEGLMNPGRILPAHR
- a CDS encoding aldolase/citrate lyase family protein, with the protein product MHLARNDFKRRLLGGEPLAGIWLGLANPYVAELAATAGFDWLLVDGEHAPNDLASLLGQLQAIAPYASAPVVRPPEGSAALLKQYLDVGVQNLLIPMVETADQAAELVAATRYPPQGVRGMGSALARASRWGQIEDYLERADDEICLILQLESPRALANLEAIAAVDGVDGLFVGPADLSAAMGYRGDPGHPEVRTVIDDAIVRIRAAGKVAGIISLCEEEARGYQAAGCGFVGVGVDALLLAQALRDLAGRFRPA
- the dgoD gene encoding galactonate dehydratase; its protein translation is MKITRLRTWQVPPRWLFLKIETDEGCYGWGEPVIEGRAATVEAAVHELADYLVGQDPHRIEHLWNLLYRGGFYRGGPILMSAIAGIDQALWDLKGRDLGVPVHQLLGGAVRDRMRMYAWTGGDRPDDVGAGARALVEQGFTAFKMNGTAEMQIVDSHHRIDGAVARVAEAREAVGPDVGIAIDFHGRVHRPMAKALLRELEPFHPMFVEEPVAPEPLPCLKQIAGGLGYPLATGERLHTRFEFRDLLADGMIDIVQPDLSHCGGISEGLKIATLASAHDVALAPHCPLGPLTLAASLQLDAVCHNAFIQEQSMGIHYNRDNDVLDYLVDKSVLAIEDGFCAIPSGPGLGVEIDEAFVEERARVGHRWRNPVWTHADGSIAEW